Proteins encoded within one genomic window of Empedobacter falsenii:
- a CDS encoding TerC family protein, whose product MDFSIFLQPDALVALFTLTMLEIVLGIDNIVFISILSGKLPAHQQKKAQQLGLFLAMFTRVILLFSLSWVMSLTTPLFNIGEWIGITSTEWLEKLAISGRDLILLIGGLFLIYKSTVEIHHKIEGVEETEGKVKVHSFAGTIVQILILDIVFSLDSVITAVGMAEHIEVMIAAVIIAVAVMMLSASAVSKFVNDHPTVKMLALSFLLLIGVSLLAEGFDQHISKGYIYFAMGFSVLVEFLNLKMKKKHSNPGIVRNMVGDAEEQNKNL is encoded by the coding sequence ATGGATTTTAGTATTTTTTTACAACCAGATGCATTAGTTGCATTATTTACATTAACAATGTTAGAAATCGTTTTAGGGATTGATAATATTGTTTTTATCTCTATTTTGTCAGGAAAATTACCTGCGCATCAACAAAAGAAAGCACAACAGCTTGGTTTATTTTTAGCCATGTTTACACGTGTAATCCTTTTATTCTCGTTAAGTTGGGTGATGAGTCTTACCACTCCTCTATTCAATATCGGCGAATGGATTGGCATTACTTCAACCGAATGGTTAGAAAAATTAGCTATCTCTGGTCGAGATTTGATTTTATTAATCGGAGGATTATTCTTGATTTATAAATCGACTGTAGAAATTCACCACAAAATAGAAGGTGTTGAAGAAACTGAAGGAAAAGTGAAAGTACATTCTTTTGCAGGAACTATTGTACAAATCTTAATTTTAGACATTGTTTTCTCATTAGATTCTGTGATTACAGCAGTTGGTATGGCAGAACATATCGAAGTTATGATTGCGGCTGTAATTATTGCTGTTGCAGTTATGATGCTTTCAGCAAGTGCGGTTTCTAAATTTGTGAACGATCATCCAACGGTTAAAATGTTGGCTTTATCATTCTTATTATTAATCGGTGTTTCGTTATTAGCAGAAGGATTTGATCAACACATTTCGAAAGGATACATCTATTTTGCAATGGGATTCTCTGTTTTAGTCGAATTCTTGAATTTGAAAATGAAGAAAAAGCATTCGAATCCAGGAATTGTCCGAAATATGGTTGGCGACGCAGAAGAACAAAACAAAAATTTATAA
- a CDS encoding HAD family hydrolase, translated as MQNIKLIVTDMDGTLLRSDHSLSPEFNKIYEELKENNITFVPASGRQYYSIISYFENIKDELAIIAENGTYVTYKGEEVFIDELDWSVVKEIVEEVRKIEGANIVLAGKNAAYVESKDETFLEYFKNYYDKNIWVDDLNKIENEQFIKIAVNHADGTEFNVFPKLVDFEKYGLKVVVSGEVWLDVMNKKSNKGVALQALMNKLDISSEEIIVFGDFMNDLEMLHLAKYSFAMENAHQNVKEVANFKAPSNDEDGVIQVIKQYLQQLKTVNT; from the coding sequence ATGCAAAATATAAAACTAATCGTGACAGATATGGACGGAACTTTGTTGCGTTCTGATCATTCATTAAGTCCAGAATTCAATAAAATTTACGAAGAATTAAAAGAAAACAACATCACATTTGTACCTGCAAGTGGTCGTCAATACTATAGTATCATTTCATATTTTGAAAATATAAAAGATGAATTGGCAATTATTGCTGAAAACGGAACTTATGTTACCTACAAAGGTGAGGAAGTTTTTATTGACGAATTGGATTGGTCTGTTGTAAAAGAAATCGTAGAAGAAGTACGTAAAATAGAAGGTGCAAATATTGTTTTGGCTGGCAAAAATGCCGCTTATGTGGAATCGAAAGATGAAACTTTTTTAGAATATTTTAAAAATTATTACGATAAAAATATTTGGGTTGATGATTTAAATAAAATCGAAAATGAACAATTCATTAAAATTGCAGTAAATCATGCTGATGGAACAGAATTTAATGTATTTCCAAAATTAGTTGATTTTGAAAAATATGGATTAAAAGTTGTGGTTTCTGGCGAAGTTTGGTTAGATGTTATGAATAAAAAATCGAACAAAGGAGTTGCATTACAAGCTTTGATGAATAAATTGGATATTTCTTCTGAAGAAATCATTGTTTTTGGCGATTTTATGAATGATTTGGAGATGTTACACTTGGCAAAATATAGTTTTGCAATGGAAAATGCGCATCAAAATGTAAAAGAAGTAGCGAATTTTAAAGCGCCTTCTAATGATGAAGATGGTGTAATTCAAGTTATTAAGCAATATTTACAACAATTAAAAACCGTAAACACTTAA
- a CDS encoding polysaccharide deacetylase family protein, which translates to MFTINRHLKSFLAIGTLLFVFSCKKANNPIQNQTTTSSEPKEILQNDVDSIYTVKIDSSTLQLDTIAKEEKQNPIDSTKQYVYLTFDDGPYKGSKNINKILTEENVKGTVFLVGFNAFTKDLKQHVEDYKANPNVEIANHTFSHARNKYKAFYSVPENVYEDIRKNEVVLDIHSRWVRLPARNTWRLNKRKKDDPVKNAIPAADLLAKNQYYIYGWDYEWERSGKKSANHQLSSPEKIYEGIVHRLDQNKTFEKNHLVILMHDDMFNEDYNAEKLRQLIVLLKRNPKIVIEGISGYPTRIS; encoded by the coding sequence ATGTTCACTATCAACAGACATCTAAAAAGCTTTCTTGCAATTGGAACTTTACTTTTTGTTTTTTCTTGTAAAAAGGCAAATAATCCAATTCAAAATCAAACAACAACTTCTTCTGAGCCAAAAGAAATTTTGCAGAATGATGTTGATTCTATTTATACAGTAAAAATTGACTCATCTACTTTGCAATTAGATACTATTGCAAAAGAAGAAAAGCAAAATCCTATTGATTCGACAAAACAATATGTCTACCTAACTTTTGATGATGGTCCATATAAAGGAAGCAAAAATATCAATAAAATATTAACCGAAGAAAATGTAAAAGGAACGGTTTTCTTAGTTGGTTTTAATGCTTTTACAAAAGATTTGAAACAACATGTAGAAGATTATAAAGCTAATCCAAATGTAGAAATTGCTAACCATACTTTTTCGCATGCTCGCAACAAATACAAAGCTTTTTACAGTGTTCCAGAAAATGTTTACGAAGATATTCGCAAAAATGAGGTGGTATTAGATATACATTCTCGTTGGGTGCGTTTGCCTGCGCGTAACACATGGCGTTTGAACAAACGTAAAAAAGACGATCCAGTAAAAAATGCAATTCCAGCAGCTGATTTATTGGCTAAAAATCAATATTATATTTACGGTTGGGATTATGAATGGGAAAGAAGTGGAAAAAAATCTGCAAATCATCAACTTTCTTCGCCTGAAAAAATATACGAAGGAATTGTACATCGTTTGGATCAAAATAAAACATTCGAAAAAAATCATTTGGTAATTTTAATGCACGATGATATGTTTAATGAAGATTATAATGCAGAAAAATTAAGACAATTAATTGTTTTATTGAAACGTAATCCGAAAATTGTAATCGAAGGAATTTCGGGATATCCAACCAGGATTAGCTAA
- a CDS encoding OsmC family protein produces the protein MSDINVTSTSTDINYISNIKAGKHEFNVDEPIDKGGLDTAAKPSELLGAALASCTSITLQMYMNHKEFPYKKVEVEVNFDMITTEPITFQRHVIIEGNFDEKQQTRLLKVANSCPVHKVLEKGHEIETTIEFI, from the coding sequence ATGAGTGATATTAATGTAACGTCAACTTCGACAGATATAAACTATATTTCGAATATTAAAGCTGGAAAACACGAATTTAATGTAGACGAACCTATAGACAAAGGAGGATTGGATACGGCTGCAAAACCAAGCGAATTATTGGGCGCTGCATTGGCTTCTTGTACGTCGATTACATTGCAAATGTATATGAATCACAAAGAATTTCCTTACAAAAAAGTTGAGGTAGAAGTCAATTTTGATATGATTACAACTGAGCCAATTACTTTTCAACGTCATGTTATCATAGAAGGCAATTTCGATGAGAAACAACAAACAAGATTATTGAAAGTTGCAAATTCTTGTCCTGTACACAAAGTGTTAGAAAAAGGTCACGAAATAGAAACAACGATAGAGTTTATTTAA
- a CDS encoding pirin family protein, translating to MSNVGLILEEKAADIGNFLVGRLLPFRQKRHVGPFVFIDHMGPTKMKDYQNLDVGPHPHIGLSTLTYLFEGAIMHRDSLGTELEIQPGAVNWMTAGKGVVHSERTPEYLRTTEKTLHGLQIWVALPKELENMEPSFVHVEADKLPNWSDDNADYKLIAGKFGEHTSGVPVYSPLYFIEIKAKNDFKVSLGKDLYGESALYVLEGSIKDGGETYGTKQLLVAKEATLCEFEIAAGSTVYIFGGEELPEEHFIFWNFVSSSRETIETAKEDWINHRFPKVPGDDDYVPIPQAQQKSKVKENDK from the coding sequence ATGTCTAACGTTGGATTAATTTTAGAAGAAAAAGCTGCTGATATAGGAAATTTTTTGGTAGGTAGGTTATTACCATTTCGTCAAAAAAGACATGTCGGACCATTTGTATTTATCGACCATATGGGACCAACAAAAATGAAAGATTATCAAAATCTTGATGTTGGACCGCACCCACATATTGGTTTATCAACTTTGACTTATTTATTTGAAGGAGCGATTATGCATCGCGATAGTTTGGGAACTGAATTAGAAATTCAGCCTGGAGCTGTGAATTGGATGACTGCAGGTAAAGGTGTTGTGCATTCTGAGCGAACTCCTGAATATTTACGTACAACTGAAAAAACATTGCATGGATTACAAATTTGGGTGGCTTTGCCAAAAGAATTAGAAAATATGGAACCAAGTTTTGTTCACGTTGAAGCAGATAAATTACCAAATTGGTCAGACGATAATGCAGATTATAAATTGATTGCAGGTAAGTTTGGTGAACATACTTCTGGCGTACCTGTTTATTCTCCTTTATATTTTATTGAAATTAAAGCTAAAAATGATTTCAAAGTTTCATTGGGAAAAGATTTGTATGGAGAATCTGCTTTGTATGTCTTAGAAGGTTCTATCAAAGATGGAGGAGAAACGTATGGAACAAAACAATTATTAGTAGCGAAAGAAGCTACTTTGTGTGAGTTTGAAATTGCGGCTGGTTCTACCGTTTATATTTTTGGAGGGGAAGAATTACCAGAAGAACATTTTATCTTTTGGAATTTTGTAAGTTCTTCAAGAGAAACGATTGAAACGGCGAAGGAAGATTGGATTAATCATCGTTTTCCTAAAGTTCCTGGTGACGACGATTATGTTCCAATTCCACAAGCACAACAAAAATCTAAAGTAAAAGAAAACGATAAATAA
- the porV gene encoding type IX secretion system outer membrane channel protein PorV: MKKITASLLILASGFTFAQDTGGNDTGNDYTKSNPILTGAPFLRISPDARAGGLGDQGVATSTDNYSQYWNAAKYAFAPDYSGVAFTYTPYMGSLVNDVFLLNATYYTFLGQDERSTLGASIYYFNMGEIELNQLQGTDIVSMGKAKPNEFSIDLSYGLRLTDNYSMAVTGRFIRSDLFNGVSDGTVQPANTFAVDLAGYYQSETMDTNNFEGKLRGGFQISNIGPKLDYSNSEDNASYLPTTLRLGVGYDFKFDDYNKVGITTEFSKLLVPTPTYEKDENGNPIPGTGYIPNKGVMSGIFSSFGDAPGGGKEELKEIMYSVGAEYSYNDALFIRAGYFHESPMKGDRQHLTLGLGLKYNAFAFNASYLIPMSDTNNALENTLRFGIAWNFGGETQNNYDY, encoded by the coding sequence ATGAAAAAAATTACCGCAAGCTTATTGATTTTAGCATCAGGATTTACTTTTGCTCAAGATACAGGAGGAAATGATACTGGGAACGATTATACAAAATCTAATCCAATTTTAACTGGAGCTCCATTTTTAAGAATTTCTCCAGATGCACGTGCAGGTGGTTTAGGAGATCAAGGTGTAGCCACATCAACAGATAATTATTCACAATACTGGAATGCGGCAAAATATGCTTTTGCACCAGATTATTCAGGAGTAGCATTTACTTATACTCCATATATGGGATCTTTGGTGAATGATGTTTTCTTATTAAATGCAACTTATTACACTTTCTTAGGACAAGATGAGCGTAGTACATTAGGAGCAAGTATCTATTATTTCAATATGGGAGAAATAGAACTTAACCAATTACAAGGAACTGATATTGTTTCGATGGGAAAAGCAAAACCAAATGAATTCTCTATCGATTTATCATATGGTTTACGTTTAACGGATAACTACTCGATGGCGGTAACTGGTCGTTTCATTCGTTCAGATTTATTCAATGGAGTAAGCGATGGTACAGTTCAGCCAGCAAATACATTTGCAGTTGATTTAGCAGGTTATTATCAATCAGAAACAATGGATACCAACAATTTTGAAGGAAAATTACGTGGAGGTTTCCAAATCTCTAATATTGGTCCAAAATTAGATTATTCAAACTCAGAAGATAATGCATCATATTTACCAACAACATTACGTTTAGGTGTTGGATATGATTTCAAATTTGATGATTACAATAAAGTAGGAATTACAACAGAATTTTCTAAATTATTAGTTCCAACTCCAACATATGAGAAAGATGAAAATGGAAATCCAATTCCTGGAACTGGATATATTCCTAATAAAGGAGTAATGTCTGGAATTTTTAGTTCATTTGGAGATGCTCCTGGAGGAGGAAAAGAGGAGTTAAAAGAAATTATGTATTCTGTAGGTGCAGAGTATTCTTATAATGATGCTTTATTTATTCGTGCAGGTTATTTTCACGAAAGTCCAATGAAAGGAGATCGTCAACATTTGACATTAGGTTTAGGACTGAAATACAATGCGTTTGCATTTAATGCGTCTTATTTAATTCCAATGTCAGATACAAACAATGCTTTAGAAAACACATTACGTTTCGGTATTGCTTGGAATTTTGGAGGAGAAACACAAAATAATTACGATTACTAG